Proteins encoded together in one Colius striatus isolate bColStr4 chromosome 3, bColStr4.1.hap1, whole genome shotgun sequence window:
- the SOCS1 gene encoding suppressor of cytokine signaling 1, translated as MVAHSKVSADNAVAGDPRCLLDPPARDRSQARGYHGPGRPGTLQAQSNTHFRTFRSQADFSSITRASSLLDACGFYWGPLTVSAAHEKLKSEPEGTFLIRDSTQKNCFFAISVKTATGPTSIRINFQTGRFSLDGSKESFDCLFKLLEHYLSSPRKVLVTPLRKVRVQPLQELCRKTIVKTFGRENLNQIPLNPVLKDYLKSFPFQI; from the coding sequence ATGGTAGCGCACAGCAAGGTGTCAGCAGATAACGCAGTTGCAGGAGACCCGAGATGTCTGCTTGACCCTCCGGCCCGGGATCGCTCACAGGCTCGAGGCTACCACGGCCCAGGCCGGCCCGGCACTCTGCAGGCACAGAGCAACACCCACTTCCGAACCTTTCGCTCGCAAGCGGATTTCAGTAGCATCACTCGAGCGAGCAGCTTGCTGGACGCCTGTGGCTTCTACTGGGGCCCTCTGACTGTCAGTGCAGCCCACGAGAAGCTGAAGTCTGAGCCCGAGGGCACCTTCCTCATCAGGGACAGCACGCAAAAGAATTGCTTCTTTGCCATCAGTGTTAAGACTGCGACTGGGCCCACCAGCATCCGGATCAACTTTCAGACAGGGCGTTTCAGCCTGGATGGCAGCAAGGAGTCTTTTGACTGTCTTTTTAAGCTGCTGGAACATTACCTAAGCTCCCCGAGGAAGGTACTGGTTACCCCCCTGCGCAAAGTCCGCGTGCAGCCCCTGCAGGAGCTCTGCCGGAAGACCATCGTGAAGACTTTCGGAAGAGAGAACTTAAACCAGATCCCCCTCAATCCCGTTTTAAAGGACTATCTGAAATCCTTCCCATTTCAGATCTAA